A window of the Actinobacillus genomosp. 1 genome harbors these coding sequences:
- a CDS encoding inorganic phosphate transporter: MELIQQYGNLLVIITALFGFFMAFGIGANDVSNAMGTSVGSGTVTARQAIIIAMVFEFAGAYLAGGEVTETIKSGIIDVSLFADKPDILVLGMMSALFAAGFWLLVASKMGWPVSTTHAIIGAIIGFGCLTVGSEAVQWKQLGGIVGSWFITPVIAGFVAYWIFISTQKLIFDTDEPMKNAQKYGPFYMALTAFILSIVTMTKGLKHVGLHLTTTETVLISSAIAAVAVITCYFYFRSESFAKRAQGAAFGGVEKVFSILMLLTACSMAFAHGSNDVANAVGPLSAVVSIVHSGGVVEGKAALASWILPLGAAGIAAGMLIMGYKVMGTMGTGITDLTPSRGFSAEFACATTVVIASGTGLPISTTQTIVGAILGVGFARGIAALNLGIIRNIVASWVVTLPAGAIIAIVIYEILLMIFY; this comes from the coding sequence ATGGAACTCATTCAGCAATATGGCAATCTTTTAGTCATTATTACTGCACTTTTTGGTTTTTTTATGGCTTTCGGTATCGGAGCGAACGATGTATCTAACGCAATGGGTACATCTGTTGGTTCAGGTACGGTTACGGCCCGCCAAGCAATTATTATCGCGATGGTATTTGAATTTGCCGGTGCTTACCTTGCAGGTGGTGAAGTAACCGAAACAATTAAAAGCGGTATTATTGACGTTTCACTTTTTGCAGATAAACCGGATATTCTTGTCTTAGGTATGATGTCGGCACTATTTGCCGCCGGTTTCTGGTTATTAGTCGCATCGAAAATGGGATGGCCGGTTTCAACAACACACGCTATTATCGGTGCAATTATCGGTTTCGGCTGTTTAACCGTAGGTAGTGAAGCCGTACAATGGAAACAATTAGGTGGAATCGTAGGTAGCTGGTTTATTACACCGGTGATTGCCGGTTTTGTCGCTTATTGGATTTTTATCAGTACGCAAAAATTGATCTTCGATACTGATGAACCGATGAAAAATGCGCAAAAATACGGTCCATTCTATATGGCTCTTACCGCTTTCATCTTAAGTATCGTGACAATGACCAAAGGTCTTAAACATGTCGGCTTACATTTAACAACGACAGAAACCGTCTTAATTTCTTCAGCTATTGCGGCGGTTGCGGTTATTACCTGTTATTTTTATTTTCGTAGCGAATCGTTTGCAAAACGCGCTCAAGGTGCGGCATTCGGCGGAGTAGAAAAAGTATTCAGTATTTTAATGCTTTTAACCGCTTGCTCAATGGCATTCGCACACGGCTCAAACGACGTGGCAAATGCGGTCGGCCCTTTATCAGCGGTTGTATCTATCGTACATAGCGGTGGTGTAGTGGAAGGGAAAGCAGCATTGGCGTCATGGATTCTACCGTTAGGTGCGGCAGGTATTGCGGCGGGTATGCTTATCATGGGTTATAAAGTAATGGGAACTATGGGCACGGGTATCACGGATTTAACACCAAGCCGCGGATTCTCTGCTGAATTTGCTTGTGCGACAACCGTAGTAATCGCTTCAGGTACCGGTTTACCTATTTCTACAACGCAAACTATTGTAGGGGCAATCCTAGGTGTAGGTTTTGCTCGCGGTATTGCGGCATTAAATTTAGGTATTATTCGTAATATTGTTGCTTCATGGGTAGTTACATTACCTGCAGGCGCAATCATTGCCATTGTAATCTATGAAATCTTGTTAATGATTTTTTATTAA
- a CDS encoding TIGR04211 family SH3 domain-containing protein → MLKRKLILIAYTLLGISSPVFSADYITENLSTYMRKGAGDQYKISGAIQAGEKVTVLDRKDRFVLIRDGRNREGWVLASEISQTASPKDLIPQLQQQVQDLSTKLGKIDADWQQRTMEMQRRSQQAEQQSSQLLDQNAQLKRELDILKNKNRDLETMQDSAKREIVIQWFIYGGSVLAVGLLLGLIIPFILPRRKRHNGWS, encoded by the coding sequence ATGTTAAAACGGAAGTTAATCCTAATTGCTTATACCCTACTTGGCATATCTTCTCCGGTATTCTCGGCGGATTATATTACGGAGAATCTTAGTACTTATATGCGAAAAGGTGCGGGCGATCAATATAAAATTTCAGGTGCTATTCAAGCAGGTGAAAAGGTAACGGTATTAGACCGGAAAGATCGCTTTGTTTTAATTCGTGACGGCAGAAATCGGGAAGGTTGGGTACTTGCTTCGGAGATTTCTCAAACGGCAAGCCCAAAAGATTTAATTCCCCAATTGCAACAGCAAGTGCAGGATCTCAGCACAAAATTGGGCAAAATTGATGCGGATTGGCAACAACGTACTATGGAAATGCAACGCCGTAGCCAACAAGCCGAACAGCAAAGTAGCCAATTACTTGATCAAAATGCTCAATTAAAACGTGAATTAGATATTCTAAAGAATAAGAATCGTGATTTAGAAACCATGCAGGATTCCGCTAAACGAGAAATTGTGATTCAGTGGTTTATCTATGGCGGTTCGGTACTTGCGGTGGGATTATTACTCGGATTAATTATTCCGTTCATTTTACCGCGTCGTAAACGTCATAACGGTTGGTCGTAG
- a CDS encoding sulfurtransferase TusA family protein codes for MAKIYQLDLRQYRCPLPLLMAKKVLNQLSTNEQLILSLNLASSVQDFELLCEEYGYEMAIDPLIDQYHSLAIRKK; via the coding sequence ATGGCGAAGATTTACCAATTAGATTTGCGTCAATATCGTTGTCCGTTGCCATTATTAATGGCAAAAAAAGTTTTGAATCAATTATCGACGAATGAGCAACTTATTTTATCACTCAATTTAGCGAGTAGTGTGCAAGACTTCGAATTGTTATGTGAAGAATATGGCTATGAGATGGCAATAGATCCGTTAATTGACCAGTATCATTCGTTAGCAATTCGAAAAAAATAG
- a CDS encoding hemerythrin domain-containing protein, whose product MQQLEPQQFASWAEPIDMLYACHSKVKRFCKQLRILPEYLAKNDINQAVKNDVQQIIHYFNLSAPLHHDDEECDFFPALVRVQPQAQADIDELESQHELLHQNWALLSAQLEALVAGERNDVDAELIARFIAGYDVHIAIEEPLFELGRIHLAQTELERMGKIMAERRKIA is encoded by the coding sequence ATGCAACAACTTGAGCCACAACAATTCGCCAGTTGGGCGGAACCGATTGATATGTTGTATGCTTGCCATAGTAAAGTGAAGCGTTTTTGTAAACAGTTACGCATTTTGCCGGAGTATCTGGCGAAAAACGATATTAACCAAGCGGTTAAAAATGATGTACAACAGATTATCCATTATTTTAACCTTTCCGCACCGTTACACCATGATGATGAAGAATGTGATTTCTTTCCCGCATTAGTTCGAGTTCAACCGCAAGCGCAGGCTGATATTGACGAGTTGGAAAGCCAACACGAATTGTTACATCAAAATTGGGCGTTACTTTCCGCACAATTAGAAGCTTTGGTAGCGGGAGAGCGTAATGATGTGGATGCGGAGCTTATCGCTCGTTTTATTGCAGGGTATGATGTCCATATTGCAATTGAAGAACCGTTATTTGAACTAGGGCGGATTCATTTAGCTCAAACAGAATTAGAGCGTATGGGCAAAATTATGGCGGAACGTCGTAAGATTGCCTAG
- the tgt gene encoding tRNA guanosine(34) transglycosylase Tgt, with translation MKYELKTTSGNARRGRLTFSRPKGEYVVETPAFMPVGTYGTVKGMTPEEVAATGAQILLGNTFHLWLRPGQEVMKSHGDLHDFMQWHGPILTDSGGFQVFSLGKLRKIKEEGVTFQNPISGEKIFLSPEKSMEIQYDLGSDIVMIFDECTPYPATFDYAKKSMEMSLRWAKRSRDRFDELQNPRALFGIVQGGTYEELRKISAEGLVNIGFDGYAVGGLAVGEPKEEMHRILEFTTPLLPQDKPRYLMGVGKPEDLVEGVRRGIDMFDCVMPTRNARNGHLFVSNGIVKIRNAKYKTDTTPLDPECDCYTCKNYTKAYLYHLDKCGEILGARLNTIHNLRYYQRLMAQIRQAIEEDRFDDFVVEFYAKIGKEVPPLQSEVNK, from the coding sequence ATGAAATATGAATTAAAAACTACCAGCGGCAATGCGCGTCGCGGTCGTTTGACTTTTTCTCGCCCGAAAGGCGAATATGTAGTGGAAACACCGGCATTTATGCCGGTTGGTACATACGGTACGGTAAAAGGAATGACACCGGAAGAAGTAGCGGCAACCGGCGCGCAAATTTTATTAGGTAATACTTTCCATCTGTGGTTACGTCCGGGGCAAGAAGTGATGAAATCACACGGTGATTTGCACGATTTCATGCAATGGCATGGTCCGATTTTAACCGACTCAGGTGGTTTCCAAGTATTTAGCTTAGGTAAATTACGTAAAATCAAAGAAGAAGGCGTAACGTTCCAAAACCCGATTAGCGGCGAGAAAATTTTCCTTTCACCGGAAAAATCAATGGAAATCCAATACGATCTCGGTTCGGATATCGTGATGATCTTTGATGAATGTACTCCGTATCCGGCTACTTTTGATTACGCAAAAAAATCAATGGAAATGTCGTTACGTTGGGCGAAACGTAGTCGTGATCGTTTTGACGAGTTACAAAATCCGCGTGCGTTATTCGGTATCGTACAGGGCGGAACTTATGAGGAATTGCGTAAGATTTCCGCAGAAGGCTTAGTCAATATCGGTTTTGACGGTTATGCGGTCGGCGGTTTAGCGGTAGGTGAGCCGAAAGAAGAAATGCACCGTATCCTTGAATTTACCACACCGTTATTACCACAAGATAAACCTCGTTATTTAATGGGCGTAGGTAAACCGGAAGACTTAGTGGAAGGTGTACGTCGCGGTATCGATATGTTCGACTGCGTAATGCCGACCCGTAATGCACGTAACGGGCATTTATTCGTGAGTAACGGTATCGTGAAAATTCGTAATGCGAAATATAAAACCGATACTACGCCGTTAGATCCGGAATGTGATTGCTACACCTGCAAAAACTATACGAAAGCCTATTTATATCATTTAGATAAATGCGGCGAGATTTTAGGTGCGCGTCTAAATACGATTCATAACTTGCGTTATTACCAACGCTTAATGGCGCAGATTCGCCAAGCGATTGAAGAAGATCGTTTTGATGATTTTGTGGTTGAGTTTTATGCCAAAATCGGCAAAGAAGTTCCGCCGTTACAATCAGAAGTGAATAAATAA
- a CDS encoding DUF1439 domain-containing protein yields MKKCFKLLFMPILLSLFFITNVYALSISQDEINRYLETRLAEKIPLTDKVGIPGLFQLDYHLYDLSTQIGQTDEKKVAVSGVIDGILQAKGKKYDAKIYLNMDTIPYYDAEKGTLYLKDVRLLNYSATPEKYQDELQMFLPVLMDGLTGLLNSTPIYTLDETKTKEALVKKFGKAIIVEKGLLRLETSVF; encoded by the coding sequence ATGAAAAAGTGCTTCAAACTTCTCTTTATGCCTATATTGCTGTCACTATTCTTTATTACTAATGTTTATGCGTTGAGTATTAGCCAAGACGAGATCAACCGATACCTTGAAACTCGTTTAGCCGAAAAAATTCCATTAACAGACAAAGTGGGCATTCCGGGATTATTTCAATTGGATTATCATCTCTATGACCTCTCTACTCAAATTGGGCAAACGGATGAAAAGAAAGTTGCCGTTTCAGGTGTAATTGACGGCATTCTGCAAGCTAAGGGTAAAAAATATGATGCTAAAATCTATCTGAATATGGATACGATTCCTTATTATGATGCCGAAAAAGGTACGTTATATCTGAAAGATGTACGTTTACTCAACTACTCCGCAACACCTGAAAAATATCAAGATGAGTTACAAATGTTTTTACCCGTATTAATGGACGGTTTAACCGGTCTTCTGAACTCGACACCGATATACACGCTTGACGAAACTAAAACCAAAGAAGCGCTCGTTAAGAAATTTGGCAAAGCGATTATCGTGGAAAAAGGACTTCTACGCTTAGAAACCTCTGTTTTTTAA
- the cspD gene encoding cold shock domain-containing protein CspD: MEIGIVKWFNSAKGFGFITSDNIEGDIFAHFSEIQSEGYRSLKVGQKVQFELIRGERGASAAKISLVE; this comes from the coding sequence ATGGAAATTGGCATCGTCAAATGGTTCAATAGTGCAAAGGGATTTGGATTTATTACAAGCGATAATATTGAAGGCGATATTTTTGCCCATTTTTCTGAAATTCAAAGCGAAGGTTATCGTTCCCTTAAAGTGGGGCAAAAAGTGCAATTTGAACTCATTCGCGGTGAACGAGGTGCGTCTGCAGCAAAAATCTCATTAGTGGAATAA
- the can gene encoding carbonate dehydratase: protein MKQIEKLFANNHAWATRMKDEQSDYFKQLAEHQKPTYLWIGCSDSRVPAEKLTGLGPGELFVHRNVANLVIHTDLNCLSVVQYAVDVLEIEHIIICGHTNCGGIKAAMGSVEDYGLISNWLLHIRDLWFKHSSLLGKLPSEQRANMLTRLNVAEQVYNLGRSSIVTAAWNRGKKLSLHGWVYDVKDGFLNDQGVIATSQETLEITYRHAIAKLATEIDEMSANISAIKADSSSGTSHID from the coding sequence ATGAAACAGATAGAAAAATTGTTTGCCAACAATCATGCTTGGGCAACACGAATGAAAGACGAGCAATCGGATTACTTTAAACAACTTGCCGAACATCAAAAACCGACTTATCTTTGGATTGGCTGTTCGGACAGCCGTGTTCCCGCTGAAAAATTAACCGGTTTAGGGCCCGGCGAACTTTTTGTTCACCGTAATGTAGCCAATTTGGTTATCCATACCGATCTCAATTGTCTTTCCGTCGTGCAATATGCGGTAGATGTATTAGAGATCGAACATATTATTATTTGCGGTCATACCAACTGCGGCGGTATTAAAGCCGCAATGGGAAGTGTTGAAGATTACGGACTTATTAGTAATTGGCTATTACATATTCGCGACCTTTGGTTTAAACACAGTTCTTTACTCGGTAAGCTTCCTTCCGAACAAAGAGCCAATATGCTTACTCGTCTTAATGTAGCGGAACAGGTTTACAATTTAGGACGTAGCTCGATTGTTACCGCTGCTTGGAATCGCGGTAAGAAACTTTCTTTACATGGCTGGGTTTATGATGTGAAAGACGGTTTCTTAAATGATCAAGGTGTAATTGCGACTAGCCAAGAAACGTTAGAAATTACTTATCGTCATGCCATTGCTAAATTAGCAACTGAGATTGATGAAATGAGTGCTAATATCTCTGCTATCAAAGCCGATAGTTCATCGGGAACCAGTCATATCGATTAA